CTAAAACATTATACAATTTTAATATTTTTACATTTTGCGGATAATTTACTTTAAGAACACCTGTTGCTGAATTATATATTAAATTATATTCTTCTTTTAGTTGACTTGCCTCTTGTGGCAAATTAGGATCTCTTTTTACCCCTCCCATACCACTTGCGGTAAAAGTAAGTATATTAGATTGTGTTCCTGAACAACTTGAAGAATAACCAAGCACACGATATTTTATTGGATAAACAGCGGGAACACCGGACCAGCTACGAGGAGAAGTGGCACCTCCATGATTTGATACCCAAGTTGTTCCACCATCTATAGAATACTGTAATCCAATGGTTGTATTATTTGCATAATTGTTATCCCAATAATACGTTACAGTGGTTCCATTACGCTCCACATTTTGTAAAACAGGAGGATTACAGGAATAAATTAATATGTTAGATGCTACACCAGAACAGCCATAAGAATAACCCAATACCCTGTATTTTATGTAAGACACATCAGGTACATTTGACCAGCTACGAGGAGAAGTAGCACTTCCATGATTTGATACCCATGTCGTTCCACCATCTGTTGAATATTGAAGACCTATCGTAAAATACTGTGTTATGTTATTACTCCAGTAAAATGTTGTTGTTGTACCACTTCTGACGATATTTTGTAACGTCGGAGCTATGCAAGGATGCTCTATCACATTTGAAGTTGTTTCGGAACAACCGGGAGCATAACCCAATACTCTGAACTTTATAGGTCTTACATCCGGAACATTTGACCAGCTACGAGGAGAAGTTGCTCCTCCATGATTTGATACCCACGTTGTTCCACCATCTATAGAATACTGTAATCCGATGGTTGTATTATTTGTATTATTATTATCCCAGTAATAAGTCACAGTAGTTCCACTACGTGTTACATTCTGCAAGATAGGAGGATTACATACCGCTGGCGTAGCTGCTTGCACAGCTGCATAAGCATCTAATAATCCATATCCCATATCATTATTCCATGTACCATTTGTACGTCCAGTGGTTGTTTGGTATGTATAACTACCAACCTTTTGAGCGGTTGATTCAATAATGTCGGCAACTTGTCTTTGTGTAAGGTTCGGATTTCTAGACAATATTAAAGCAGCTACAGCTGCTACATGTGGAGTTGCAGACGAAGTTCCGTTAAACGTCATATAATAATCTCCTGCCGTACCGGTAGAGGTATTATAACCATTTGAGCCTTGTCTGTCGGTTGTTGGTATGAGTACACCTGGAGCTACAATATCTAATTCGGGTCCATAATCACTACCCCACCAATATTCACCATCACAACTACTAGGGTTTTTTCTTTGTGCACAAGGACTCATTGCTCCCACAGCTAATATATCGGGATTTGAATTCGCAGGATAAATAACTGAACCATCATTATTTCCTGTTGCAAATACAACCACACAACCAAGTCCATTTCTTCCTAATGTCAAAGCATTCGTAATGGCATCATCTAGAAAAGTACTCGCCAAAGAATTATGTCCCCAAGAATTACTAATCACAGATGCTCCATTTTGCCGAGCCCAATTAAATCCATTTGCGAGTTCTTGTTCCACATTAGGTCTTAACCATAAGTCATTACTTATTGACATTAACCTACAACTAGACGCTATGCCTGACACTCCAAGATTATTATTTGAAACCGCTCCAATAATTCCGGCGCAAGCAGTTCCATGACTACCTCGTACTACACTAGGAGATGTACCGGTTTGGCAATCATAACTGGAAGAATAAATATTGTTAACTAAATCCGGATGATTTAATTCTACACCTTGATCTATTACAGCTACAATAATATTTGAGTTACCGGTAGTAATTTGCCTCGCTTGACAAAAATGGATGTCTATACCTATTGTTCCTCCGTTTTGACCTGTATTATTTAAATTCCATTGTTGACTAAAATAGGTATCATTTACACAGTTAATGTCAAACTTATTCATAAAATTTGGTTCTGCTGCTGAAAATTTCTGCGTTTCATAAAATAAATTTGCCATTTGCAAAGCATTACCTTTTGATGAATTTGAACAAGATAAAGTGTACCATAGAGGCATAAATTTGTTATTTCCTACAATAGTTGCACCGTTTTCAAGTGCCATTTTTTCTAACAAATTGATGTCATTTGTATCTTTAAGTTTAACATAGAATAGATTTGACAATCCAACCTCAACTTTTTTGGAAGTTAAATAAAAAGATGTCTCATATTTAACACTTTTATTATTCATCAGATTGGCTTTTGAACTAACATTCGAATTGTCTTCGATTATTGCCCATTTTGTTTCGGAAATCGGATTGTTTTTATAAGGTAGGATGCCAGCATCGTTCTTTGTAATACTCCACTTCTTTATCTTTGTAGAAGTCGGCAACGATACTTTCAAAGAAGTGCTATCTAATGAGTTATCCAATACAATGAAGTGCTTGGTAACTAATTTTTCAACAAAAATCTTCTGATTTTTGTACCAGTAATAATCATTTTGACCAAAAATCATAAAACTATTAACAATAGTTATAAACGTCATTAAAATAATTCTTTTCATAGTAATTTAATTTTAAAGTTTGGTACTCTATATTTGTCATAAATAGGGGGCAAGCCTTTCTTTTGCCTATGTAGTATAAATATAAATTTAGTGAGATTTTGACATATTACAAATAAACTGTTGCAAGTTGATTATTTTACTTTTGAGAACCTCTTATTGCTTTTCTGACGCACAAAGAGTTTATTATTTGAGTAATAAATTTCTCGATTTGATTGTTCCGCTTAACGAAAAGAGAAATAAAAACCAAATATTGAAGTAGTTGGAAGGTTGTATTATTTCTTCTTAATTAGATGGAAAGTAATACCATTCAAAAATAAAAAAAGAATATTATAATTCCAAAATATTTCTTATATTATACAACATATTTTAATGTGCTTATCAAATTTATGTCAGATTAACTTAAATTACTCCTATCTGCCATAAAAAAACACTTGAAATTTAATCACTTATATAAAAAAGGCTGACCCATTAAAGTCAGCCCTTATTTATAAACACACAGATATTTCTTTGGTTATTTTTGAACTACATAGTAGCAACCGTCAATGTCATTGAATACAACAATATATGTTCCAGCAGTACCTAATATATTATGACCTCCATTTGTTCCTATCCCAACAAACTGATATAATGGATCTCCATCGCTTGAACCAGCACCCCAGTTGATATCCCAGCCACCGTTGGCTCTAAACTTATATTGTATTTCAGCATCAAATGTTATGGTTGAATACCAAACATGACTCATTGTACTTGTATTGGCTGTCATAGCAACATCGCTTCCCCATCCGTTAAATCCTCCAATCATACCAATAGTGCTATATGTGTTAGTAGGTGCAGTGGCAGCAACAATTGAGCAAGTATTTTTGTGTGTATCCAATGTAATAGTATAATAACCATCAGAAGGAACTTGGAAATTATCACTTCCTTCTGGTGCTGGATTATTTATGCCTTTACCACCATTATTTGCCCATTTAGCCCAAGAACCGGGTTCTTTAGCTAACAAGAATTCATCAGATGCTTTGAAATAACCAGTGTAGCTATATTCACCTGTACCATCGCTATAATACTTACTTCCTGAAACAACACTTAAAGGAATAATTGCACTACCAATAACATCTACGGAATTAGACCAACCACCCATACTTCCTACAATATAATAAGGTTTTGGAGTGATTTCATAATATGGTTTTGTCAAAGGCATAGTAGTAACCTTAAATGGTAAAACACTTGTGGTATATAATGCTTTTGTACCACCATTTACAATATAAGCTAATACTTTAGCATAAGCATCATGTTCTACCGTTGAATTATTAAGCGCATTCAACGTATCGTTCAATTGAGTGTAATCCACTATCAATTCATTTTCATTAGTCGTAGCATCTACAGATTTGTAAGTAACAAAGTCTTGAGTGTCAGACAAAATTATGCTATATTCAACCGTTGCCGCTGTATCAACCAAAGCAGGTACAGAAGTCATAGAAATAAAATCTAATGTCTGTCCCATATTGCTTTCTGTAATAGTAAGCGGAGTTGTCTTTATACTTGCTACAAAATTCGCGTCTTGAATAGCAGATTGTTCTAAAATGGTAGGATCTGCCACGGTCTGATTTGCATAAGGATCCTCGCAAGCAAAAAAACCAATGCTGACAAGCACAAGTGAAAACAGATATAAAATTGTTTTTTTCATGTTTATTCAAAATTTTAATTGTTAAAATAAAATTTAGAATAACATTTCTATCTAAAAAGACAGAAATGTTATTTTTTTTATTTTTTAATAAAGTAATAGCACCCGTCTATATCATTAAATATTACAGCATAAGTTCCTGCTGTTTCAATCATATTTTTTCCTCCATTTTTACCCAAACCCACGTAAGAGTAAGCAGGATCTGCATCATTGGCTGACGGTGTTCCCCAGTTCACATCCCAATTACCATTGGCACGCAATTTACATTGGCTATCAGCAGCAAACTGATATGTGGTATACCATATGTGGTTATTATTAGTTTGGAAAGCTGTCATTGCTATATCACTCCCCCAGCCTGTCATTTCCCCAATTAATCCCATAGAAGCATAAGATGTAGGAGTTATATCAGTTGCTTCGATAGTAAGTGTATTGGTTATGGAGTTTAATGTAATAGTATAATAACCATCAGATGGAACTTTAAGATTTTTTGAGTTTCCATCATTGTGAACAAAATTATCAATGCCATCTGCTCCTGCATTTCCCCATTGCTCATCCCAACTTCCAATATCTCGAATTAATTTAAAGGTTTTAGAAGCTTCAAAATATCCGGTAAATTTCCAAATGCCTTGTCCTTCCGAGTTGTATACCTTATCTTCTACAACACCTAATGGAATTACTTCTGAACCTAAATGATCATTGTCATTATTCCAACCTGTATACCCAATAATATAATATGGTTTTAATATTTTCGCTTCGTAATAATAAACAGAATTAGGAATATAATATGGCAAAATATTTAGTTTAACCACATTTGAATAAAGAGATTTAACTGTGGGTTCATTGTCTAAAGGAGTAGGAGTAGCTGTACTTATAACAGCCCTTAAACGCACATATATATCTTTAGCAACAGTAGGATTTGGCATTCCATTTACAGGATCTTGTGCTAAGTATAACTCAAACATTGCTTTAGCCATATCTTTTACATTGATATTTACCTTTTCTCCTTGCACAGAAGATGCTAATTCTACGCTGTCTTTCATATCTTCAGTAAATGATGCTTGTATATAATATGTTACCGCTGCAGTAAAACCATAATCTGGTTGCTGTGTGGTTAAAGCATCCATATCTAATGAATTGTTTGCCTCATCAAGAACAAATGTATAATTTTCGTATTGAGTCCCGTTTAATACGAACGGTAAAGAACCGTCTTCTGCTGCAGGATTTATTTTTATCATTTCATCTTTCTGACAAGAATAAAAACCCATCGCAATAAACAGACTTATTAATATAATATTTATTTTTTTCATATTTCTATATCTTATTTATGTTTTTTGACTATTTAATTAATAACCGTCATTTTGCTTTAAATTCGGATTAGCATTCAAATCATCAGCGGGAAGAGGCATTAAATTAAGATAAGATGGTATGGAAGCGCCTGTGGAAGCTCCACCTTTCCAATCCCAAAGATAATCGCTGCCTGTAAAAACTCCAAAACGAATTAAATCCGTACGGCGACGTCCTTCAAAGAAAAATTCACGTGCCCATTCATCTAATACAACATTTAAGTTTAATTGAGACCCCAAAAGAGTAGAAGCCTGTGCGCGTGTTCTGAGTGCATTTACTGCTTCCAAAGCTGTCATTCCGGCAGCAGGAGCTCCTCTTAATACCGCTTCAGCATATGTCAAATAAGCTTCCGCAGAGCGCATAAATGGAATATCCGTGTCAGGAAATTCAACGTCATGAGTAGCGCCACCGTCAGCACGAATATTTGAATATTTTTGCACAGAAATTCCTTCTTTGAATTTTGTAACATCTGATATAGTCACAGTTCTATCTGTTGAATACATCATACATCTCTCATCACCTGCTGCAACTGTCAAATCATCTGATGCAGGTGGATTTCCATTTGGAAAGAACTTTTTCACCAGTGCAAAACGTGCTCTGTTTCCTCCCCACGAGCCTGTTGTTCCCCAATTAGGCATTCCAGTAGTTCTTGTCGAATTGATTAAAAATATTGTAGAACCCCAGTTTTTAGTTTGAATACCGTCAGCAGCAACTGGGAAAATAATTTCTTTTGGAGCATCGTTTACAGTTGAGCCATCAACACTTCCCGCATTGTCTGCCATAAACAAATATTTATATTTTGTTGCTAATTTGTAATTGGAATCAATTACTTTTTTAGCATATATAGCAGCATCGTTCCAACGTGCAGTTCCTGTATAAACTTTGGCGTTAAGATAGATACGTGAAAGAAGTAACCAAGCTGCAGCTTTATCTACCCTATAATAGGGGGCGGCTTTTACATCGTACATATCTGGTTCTACTTCTTTTACTTCGGTTTCTATCCAGTTAAAAAGATCTGCTCTTAAAATCTGTTGTGGAGCTTCAGTTTTAATTTCAGTTGCGAATGGTACATTCCCGAAGAAATCCATTAAATAACTGTAGGATAAAGCTCTTATAAAACGCACTTCTGCACGTTGTTTAATAGTTTTTTCATCAGTTAAATCTGCCGTTTCATCCAAAAAATGGTTACTGATTGTAATCACAAAATACAAACGAGCATAAACGGCTTTTAATGAGTTGTTTAATGACGTAAAATTGTTAACATTCATTGTTACAACTTCAGCATCACCCCAAGCACAAAGCGCTTCGTCTGTTGGTAGTTCACTGCAATTCCACAAACTGCGTGTTAATGAAAAACGACCTTCATCGTCAAT
The genomic region above belongs to uncultured Paludibacter sp. and contains:
- the susD gene encoding Starch-binding protein SusD → MKIIRKYYLYILSFVLGLGFVSCFGDLNLEPIDPSTIQTFNQDEVFTKVYAAWALTGQQGAAGNNDIDIDDEGRFSLTRSLWNCSELPTDEALCAWGDAEVVTMNVNNFTSLNNSLKAVYARLYFVITISNHFLDETADLTDEKTIKQRAEVRFIRALSYSYLMDFFGNVPFATEIKTEAPQQILRADLFNWIETEVKEVEPDMYDVKAAPYYRVDKAAAWLLLSRIYLNAKVYTGTARWNDAAIYAKKVIDSNYKLATKYKYLFMADNAGSVDGSTVNDAPKEIIFPVAADGIQTKNWGSTIFLINSTRTTGMPNWGTTGSWGGNRARFALVKKFFPNGNPPASDDLTVAAGDERCMMYSTDRTVTISDVTKFKEGISVQKYSNIRADGGATHDVEFPDTDIPFMRSAEAYLTYAEAVLRGAPAAGMTALEAVNALRTRAQASTLLGSQLNLNVVLDEWAREFFFEGRRRTDLIRFGVFTGSDYLWDWKGGASTGASIPSYLNLMPLPADDLNANPNLKQNDGY
- a CDS encoding conserved exported hypothetical protein (Evidence 4 : Unknown function but conserved in other organisms); this encodes MKKTILYLFSLVLVSIGFFACEDPYANQTVADPTILEQSAIQDANFVASIKTTPLTITESNMGQTLDFISMTSVPALVDTAATVEYSIILSDTQDFVTYKSVDATTNENELIVDYTQLNDTLNALNNSTVEHDAYAKVLAYIVNGGTKALYTTSVLPFKVTTMPLTKPYYEITPKPYYIVGSMGGWSNSVDVIGSAIIPLSVVSGSKYYSDGTGEYSYTGYFKASDEFLLAKEPGSWAKWANNGGKGINNPAPEGSDNFQVPSDGYYTITLDTHKNTCSIVAATAPTNTYSTIGMIGGFNGWGSDVAMTANTSTMSHVWYSTITFDAEIQYKFRANGGWDINWGAGSSDGDPLYQFVGIGTNGGHNILGTAGTYIVVFNDIDGCYYVVQK
- a CDS encoding putative Subtilisin (Evidence 3 : Putative function from multiple computational evidences; Product type e : enzyme), giving the protein MKRIILMTFITIVNSFMIFGQNDYYWYKNQKIFVEKLVTKHFIVLDNSLDSTSLKVSLPTSTKIKKWSITKNDAGILPYKNNPISETKWAIIEDNSNVSSKANLMNNKSVKYETSFYLTSKKVEVGLSNLFYVKLKDTNDINLLEKMALENGATIVGNNKFMPLWYTLSCSNSSKGNALQMANLFYETQKFSAAEPNFMNKFDINCVNDTYFSQQWNLNNTGQNGGTIGIDIHFCQARQITTGNSNIIVAVIDQGVELNHPDLVNNIYSSSYDCQTGTSPSVVRGSHGTACAGIIGAVSNNNLGVSGIASSCRLMSISNDLWLRPNVEQELANGFNWARQNGASVISNSWGHNSLASTFLDDAITNALTLGRNGLGCVVVFATGNNDGSVIYPANSNPDILAVGAMSPCAQRKNPSSCDGEYWWGSDYGPELDIVAPGVLIPTTDRQGSNGYNTSTGTAGDYYMTFNGTSSATPHVAAVAALILSRNPNLTQRQVADIIESTAQKVGSYTYQTTTGRTNGTWNNDMGYGLLDAYAAVQAATPAVCNPPILQNVTRSGTTVTYYWDNNNTNNTTIGLQYSIDGGTTWVSNHGGATSPRSWSNVPDVRPIKFRVLGYAPGCSETTSNVIEHPCIAPTLQNIVRSGTTTTFYWSNNITQYFTIGLQYSTDGGTTWVSNHGSATSPRSWSNVPDVSYIKYRVLGYSYGCSGVASNILIYSCNPPVLQNVERNGTTVTYYWDNNYANNTTIGLQYSIDGGTTWVSNHGGATSPRSWSGVPAVYPIKYRVLGYSSSCSGTQSNILTFTASGMGGVKRDPNLPQEASQLKEEYNLIYNSATGVLKVNYPQNVKILKLYNVLGRIIMQQETNNTLENEFNINNLPAGIYIVTFDKSCSRKFVK
- a CDS encoding conserved hypothetical protein (Evidence 4 : Unknown function but conserved in other organisms), coding for MKKINIILISLFIAMGFYSCQKDEMIKINPAAEDGSLPFVLNGTQYENYTFVLDEANNSLDMDALTTQQPDYGFTAAVTYYIQASFTEDMKDSVELASSVQGEKVNINVKDMAKAMFELYLAQDPVNGMPNPTVAKDIYVRLRAVISTATPTPLDNEPTVKSLYSNVVKLNILPYYIPNSVYYYEAKILKPYYIIGYTGWNNDNDHLGSEVIPLGVVEDKVYNSEGQGIWKFTGYFEASKTFKLIRDIGSWDEQWGNAGADGIDNFVHNDGNSKNLKVPSDGYYTITLNSITNTLTIEATDITPTSYASMGLIGEMTGWGSDIAMTAFQTNNNHIWYTTYQFAADSQCKLRANGNWDVNWGTPSANDADPAYSYVGLGKNGGKNMIETAGTYAVIFNDIDGCYYFIKK